The following are encoded together in the Brassica napus cultivar Da-Ae chromosome A9, Da-Ae, whole genome shotgun sequence genome:
- the LOC106409475 gene encoding L-type lectin-domain containing receptor kinase IV.4-like: MFVKLLTIVFFFFSLLSQLLKSSSQSVNNFTYNGFHLPLTLISIQGKATVTPNGLLKLTHSTMYMTGHAFYNQPIRFKDSPNSTVSSFSTTFVFAIIPQVKTFSGDGMAFFVAPTSSPPSGNPGEYLGLFTPLNNGNQTNDIFAVELDTILNDGCNDTNDNHVGIDINSLKSVKSSPAGYWDDETGQFKDLTLISSQRMQVWVDYDGLTNQIDVTMAPFNHDKPIKPLVSTVRDLSSILLQDMFVGFSASTGAVVSQHFVLGWSFQVKGKAPPLDLQTLPKLPELQSKRKGIPPLTAFYFAVTLLALLFFLSLLLREFVKFIFRRKIKFVEEKEEEEEEELEDWETEFTKNRVKFKDLYSATEGFKEKDVLGSGGFGSVYKGVMPNTKKEIAVKRVSNESKQGLKEFVSEIVTIGRMSHRNLVPLLGYCRREKELLLVYDYMPNGSLDKYLHNSPEVTLDWKQRIKVIKGVASALFYLHEDWEQVVIHRDIKSSNVLLDAEYNGRLGDFGLARLCGHGTDPQTSHVAGTWGYLAPDHMRTGKTTTATDVFSFGVLLLEVACGRRPIEVHKKSGETVLLVDWVFGFWSEGNILDAKDPNLGTEFDQREVEMILKLGFWCSHFNPEARPTMRQVLHYLSGDSMLPDFSPLDLRGSEMMLGTHHGLSMTGIGMFTGESSMVDSVLSGGR, translated from the coding sequence ATGTTCGTGAAGCTACTCaccatcgtcttcttcttcttcagtctaCTTTCTCAACTCCTAAAATCCTCTTCCCAATCTGTCAACAACTTCACTTACAATGGCTTCCATCTTCCACTGACTCTCATATCCATCCAAGGGAAAGCAACCGTCACACCCAACGGTCTATTAAAGCTAACCCATTCAACAATGTACATGACCGGTCACGCCTTCTATAACCAACCAATCCGGTTCAAAGATTCTCCAAACAGCACTGTCTCGTCCTTCTCCACAACATTTGTCTTCGCCATCATCCCTCAGGTCAAGACATTTAGCGGCGACGGCATGGCCTTTTTCGTGGCTCCTACCTCCAGCCCCCCGTCCGGAAATCCCGGTGAATACCTGGGGCTCTTCACCCCTTTGAACAATGGTAACCAAACGAATGATATATTCGCTGTTGAATTAGACACCATTCTGAATGATGGGTGCAATGATACCAACGATAACCATGTCGGGATCGATATTAATAGCTTAAAGTCAGTTAAAAGTTCACCCGCGGGGTACTGGGACGACGAGACGGGTCAGTTTAAGGACCTTACTCTGATCAGTAGTCAGCGGATGCAGGTTTGGGTCGATTACGATGGCCTTACCAATCAAATTGACGTAACGATGGCTCCTTTCAATCATGACAAACCAATAAAACCACTTGTCTCTACTGTCAGGGATCTATCCTCGATTCTTTTGCAAGATATGTTCGTCGGTTTCTCGGCTTCAACCGGTGCTGTTGTATCGCAACATTTTGTCCTTGGGTGGAGTTTCCAGGTGAAGGGGAAAGCTCCCCCGTTGGACTTACAGACACTTCCAAAACTTCCAGAGCTGCAGTCCAAGAGAAAGGGAATCCCGCCGCTGACTGCCTTCTATTTTGCTGTGACACTTCTCGCCCTACTTTTCTTTTTGTCCCTATTGCTCAGGGAATTTGTGAAATTTATCTTTAGGAGGAAGATAAAGTTTGTagaggagaaggaggaggaggaggaggaggagctagAAGACTGGGAAACAGAGTTCACCAAGAACAGGGTGAAGTTCAAAGACTTGTACTCCGCCACGGAAGGATTCAAGGAGAAGGACGTTCTCGGATCTGGCGGGTTTGGGAGCGTTTACAAAGGTGTCATGCCCAATACAAAGAAAGAGATCGCCGTGAAAAGAGTGTCGAACGAATCCAAACAAGGGTTGAAAGAGTTTGTGTCTGAGATCGTGACTATTGGTCGGATGAGTCACCGGAACTTAGTCCCTCTTTTAGGTTATTGCCGTCGGGAAAAGGAGCTTCTTCTAGTGTACGACTACATGCCCAATGGAAGCTTAGACAAGTATTTGCATAATAGTCCAGAGGTCACCCTCGACTGGAAACAAAGAATTAAAGTCATTAAAGGTGTGGCATCTGCCTTGTTCTACCTCCACGAGGATTGGGAACAAGTGGTGATTCACCGCGACATCAAATCCAGCAACGTCTTATTGGATGCAGAGTATAATGGGAGACTTGGGGATTTCGGTTTAGCTCGATTGTGCGGTCACGGTACGGATCCTCAGACCTCTCACGTCGCTGGAACATGGGGATACCTAGCCCCCGATCACATGAGGACAGGGAAGACCACGACCGCAACTGATGTTTTCTCGTTTGGGGTGCTTCTATTGGAAGTTGCGTGCGGTAGACGTCCTATCGAGGTTCATAAAAAGAGTGGTGAGACGGTCTTGCTCGTGGATTgggtttttgggttttggaGTGAGGGAAACATTTTGGATGCTAAGGATCCAAATCTAGGGACAGAGTTTGATCAAAGAGAGGTCGAAATGATTTTGAAGCTAGGGTTTTGGTGCTCTCACTTCAACCCTGAGGCTAGACCAACTATGAGACAAGTGTTACATTACCTAAGTGGAGATTCAATGTTACCAGATTTCTCGCCTTTGGACTTGCGTGGGAGCGAGATGATGTTGGGAACCCACCACGGACTTAGCATGACAGGCATTGGCATGTTTACAGGTGAATCTTCCATGGTTGATTCTGTCCTCTCCGGTGGGAGGTGA
- the LOC111213001 gene encoding exocyst complex component SEC15B-like — protein MQSPKPRRKAGPTTNGLDSAEKLDELLISSAICNGEDLGPFVRKTFGTGKPETLLHHLKLFSRSKESEIEEVCKAHYQDFIHAVDDLKSLLSDVESLKSALSDSNSKLQSVAAPLLSSLDSLVEAGTVSNNVDLAIGAVKHCVRVAEIASRANRHLQGGSFYMALKCVELIESELLEKTPSSTLKRMIEKRIPEIRGYVKRRVSKELGDWLVEIRVVCRNLGQLAIGEASSSRQREEEVRIKQKEAECVYALNEEDIDGDEYESSDDDAFDLTPLYRAYHIHQTLSLEDSFKQYYFDNRELQLKSDSQVSSMTPFLESHQTFFAQIAGFFIVEDRVLRTGGGLISKMEVEFLWDLAVTNMCAVLEDQFSRMQTANHLLLIKDYVSLLGVSLRRYGYTVDPLLEVLSKHRDKYHELLLSDCRTQMAEALSADKFEQMLMKKEYEYSMNVLSFQLQTSEIAPAFPYIAPFSTAVPDCCRIVRSFVEDSVSFMSHGGQLDFYDVVKKYLDRLLGEVLDEALLKLISSSVHVVSQAMQVAANMAVFERACDFFFRHAAQLSGVPLRMAERGRRHFPLTKSQNAAEETLSGLLKKKIDGFMILVENVNWTSDDVPQGGNEYMNEVIIYLETLVSTAQQILPAKVLKRVLRDVIAHISERIFGTLCGDLVKRLSMAAIKGLDMDVQLLDSFTEQLTSLLTEKEANEMKTAFVGIRQMINLLLSSHPEKFLNPVIRERSYHALDNRKVATVSEKLRDPSDSIFGTFGARGSRQNPKNKSLDTLIKRLRDVS, from the coding sequence ATGCAATCACCAAAACCGCGGCGTAAAGCGGGCCCCACAACAAACGGACTCGACTCCGCGGAGAAGCTCGACGAGCTCCTGATATCCTCCGCGATCTGCAACGGCGAGGACTTAGGCCCGTTCGTCCGCAAAACCTTCGGCACAGGCAAGCCGGAGACGCTCCTCCACCACCTCAAGCTCTTCTCCCGATCCAAAGAGTCCGAGATCGAGGAGGTCTGCAAAGCTCACTACCAGGACTTCATCCACGCCGTCGACGACCTCAAGTCCCTCCTCTCCGACGTCGAATCGCTCAAATCGGCCCTCTCCGACTCCAACTCCAAGCTCCAATCCGTCGCGGCTCCGCTTCTATCGTCCCTCGACTCGCTCGTCGAGGCCGGGACCGTCTCCAACAACGTCGATCTGGCGATCGGAGCGGTTAAGCACTGCGTCCGCGTGGCGGAGATCGCGTCGCGAGCCAATCGGCATCTCCAGGGAGGGAGCTTCTATATGGCGCTCAAGTGCGTGGAGCTGATCGAGAGCGAGCTCTTGGAGAAGACCCCTTCGTCGACGTTGAAGCGGATGATTGAGAAGAGGATCCCTGAGATTCGAGGGTACGTGAAGAGGAGAGTGAGTAAGGAGCTTGGCGATTGGTTGGTTGAGATTCGCGTCGTGTGTAGGAACTTAGGTCAGTTAGCTATAGGTGAAGCTTCCTCCTCGCGGCAGCGTGAGGAGGAGGTTAGGATTAAACAGAAGGAAGCTGAGTGCGTCTACGCGTTGAACGAAGAAGATATTGATGGTGACGAGTATGAGTCTAGTGATGATGATGCCTTTGATTTGACTCCGCTCTATAGAGCTTACCACATTCATCAAACACTCTCACTCGAAGATAGTTTTAAGCAGTACTATTTCGATAACAGGGAGCTTCAGCTCAAGTCTGACTCACAGGTTTCTTCAATGACTCCGTTTCTCGAGTCCCACCAGACGTTTTTCGCGCAGATCGCGGGGTTCTTCATAGTGGAGGATCGGGTTCTGAGGACCGGAGGAGGGTTGATTTCGAAGATGGAAGTCGAGTTTCTGTGGGATCTTGCGGTTACCAATATGTGCGCTGTCTTGGAGGATCAGTTCTCTAGGATGCAGACGGCTAATCATTTGCTGTTGATTAAGGATTACGTTAGCTTGTTAGGTGTGAGTCTGCGTAGGTATGGATACACCGTTGACCCGCTTCTCGAAGTGTTGAGCAAGCATAGGGACAAGTATCACGAGCTGTTGTTGTCTGATTGTCGGACACAGATGGCGGAAGCTTTGTCTGCTGATAAGTTTGAGCAgatgttgatgaagaaggagtaTGAGTATTCCATGAATGTTCTCTCTTTTCAGCTTCAGACGTCGGAGATTGCGCCGGCGTTCCCTTACATTGCGCCGTTTTCGACCGCGGTTCCGGATTGTTGTCGGATCGTTCGGTCTTTTGTCGAGGATTCGGTTAGTTTCATGTCTCACGGAGGCCAGCTTGATTTCTACGATGTGGTTAAGAAGTATCTAGATAGGCTTCTAGGCGAAGTTCTCGACGAGGCTCTGTTGAAGCTGATTAGCTCATCGGTTCACGTGGTTTCTCAGGCGATGCAGGTTGCCGCAAACATGGCCGTGTTCGAGCGCGCTTGCGATTTCTTCTTCCGACACGCCGCGCAGCTCTCGGGAGTCCCGTTGAGGATGGCGGAGAGAGGGAGGAGGCATTTCCCGTTGACCAAATCGCAAAACGCCGCGGAGGAGACGCTCTCGGGGCTGCTTAAGAAGAAGATAGACGGGTTCATGATACTGGTCGAGAATGTGAACTGGACAAGCGACGATGTTCCGCAAGGAGGGAACGAGTACATGAACGAAGTGATAATCTACTTGGAGACTCTGGTCTCCACCGCGCAGCAGATTCTACCCGCTAAAGTACTGAAAAGGGTTTTGCGCGATGTGATCGCTCACATCTCCGAGCGGATCTTTGGTACGTTGTGTGGGGATCTGGTGAAGAGACTCAGCATGGCTGCAATCAAGGGACTTGACATGGATGTTCAGTTGCTGGACTCTTTTACAGAGCAGTTAACTTCACTGCTCACGGAGAAAGAGGCTAACGAGATGAAAACGGCTTTTGTGGGGATAAGACAGATGATTAACTTGCTTCTGAGTAGTCACCCTGAGAAGTTCCTTAACCCTGTGATCAGAGAGAGAAGCTACCACGCTTTGGATAACAGGAAAGTTGCAACGGTATCTGAGAAGTTGAGAGATCCATCAGATAGTATTTTTGGGACGTTTGGAGCAAGAGGGTCGAGGCAAAACCCTAAGAACAAATCGTTAGACACGTTGATAAAGAGATTGAGAGATGTGAGCTGA
- the LOC111210916 gene encoding protein SINE1 codes for MGLNLNPILRQELANLDKDTESRKTAMKALKSYVKDLDSKAIPSFLAQVSETKETNSLSGEYTISLYEILARVHGPNIVPQIDTIMSTIVKTLASSAGSFPLQQACSKVVPAIARYGIDPTEQEEDKKRVIIHSLCKPLSDSLLCSQESLASGSALCLKALVDCDNWRFASDEMVNKVCQNVVVALDANSNQTHLHMGLVMALAKRNPLIVEAYARLLIHTGVRILGFGVKEGNSQKRLSAVQMINFLMKCLDPRSIYSEVELIVKEMERCQTDQMAYVRGAAYEAMVTSKRIAGELEGKMEKKGCRSVTGSNFCGRKCSPRSHDDNESLSPESQTLGGSFSGGYDSPVESSPRSSCNFDGRSVNRKLWRSNGVVDISLKDGLFSGDTTVSDSPLVPYDHCDNEFEGFVMGSLRNRRMQNTTPTSPQRHCCSRNMNAENFNIYSTPRKLISSLQYPDDMGLDHSDIQSPMPSRQNTKLRKQSSPTPVKQAMETISSSSTVMLSEETTPQSQMIMSSKKKKKNMRYAKLMFVVSFFVVVLFTSVVMFSQDDDVVYYTVPT; via the exons ATGGGTCTGAATCTCAACCCGATTCTCCGACAAGAGCTAGCAAACCTCGACAAAGACACAGAGAGCCGCAAAACCGCCATGAAAGCCCTCAAGTCCTACGTCAAAGACCTCGACTCAAAGGCCATCCCGAGCTTCCTAGCGCAAGTCTCCGAGACCAAAGAGACAAACTCTCTCTCCGGCGAATACACAATCTCCCTCTACGAGATCCTCGCCCGCGTCCACGGACCCAACATCGTCCCCCAGATCGATACCATCATGTCCACCATCGTCAAGACCTTAGCTTCCAGCGCCGGATCCTTCCCTCTTCAACAGGCTTGCTCTAAAGTGGTCCCCGCCATCGCTAGGTACGGTATCGACCCTACggaacaagaagaagacaagaagcGTGTGATTATACACTCTCTGTGTAAGCCTCTCTCTGACTCTCTCCTTTGTTCACAAGAGAGCTTAGCTTCAGGCTCCGCGCTGTGCCTCAAAGCTCTCGTGGATTGTGATAACTGGAGGTTTGCTTCTGACGAGATGGTGAATAAAGTCTGCCAAAACGTCGTCGTTGCGTTGGACGCGAACTCTAACCAGACGCATCTGCATATGGGTTTGGTGATGGCCCTTGCGAAGCGTAATCCTTTGATCGTTGAGGCTTACGCGAGGCTGTTGATACACACGGGGGTAAGGATACTCGGGTTCGGTGTGAAGGAAGGGAACTCGCAGAAGAGGTTGTCCGCTGTGCAGATGATTAACTTTTTGATGAAGTGTTTGGATCCGAGGAGTATCTACTCTGAGGTTGAGTTGATTGTTAAGGAGATGGAGAGGTGTCAGACGGATCAGATGGCGTACGTTAGAGGAGCTGCTTATGAAGCGATGGTGACTTCTAAGAGGATAGCTGGGGAGCTTGAGGGGAAGATGGAGAAGAAAGGTTGTCGTTCTGTGACTGGTTCGAATTTTTGTGGAAGAAAGTGTTCTCCTCGTTCTCATGATGATAATGAGTCTTTGTCACCTGAGTCACAGACTCTTGGAGGGTCTTTTAGTGGTGGGTATGATTCTCCGGTTGAGTCTTCGCCGCGTAGCTCTTGTAACTTTGATGGGAGGAGTGTGAATAGGAAACTGTGGAGGAGTAATGGTGTGGTTGATATCTCTTTGAAGGATGGTTTGTTCTCTGGAGACACCACTGTCTCTGATTCACCTCTTGTCCCCTATGATCATTGTGATAATGAGTTTGAAGGTTTTgtaatgggaagtttgaggaacAGGAGGATGCAGAACACAACTCCTACTAGTCCACAG AGACACTGTTGTTCAAGGAACATGAATGCTGAAAATTTCAACATCTATAGCACTCCGAGGAAGCTAATCAGTTCTCTTCAGTATCCTGATGATATGGGCTTGGATCATTCTGACATTCAGAGTCCAATGCCATCTCGCCAGAACACTAAACTCAGGAAGCAATCATCTCCAACACCTGTGAAGCAAGCGATGGAAACaatctcatcatcatcaactgTGATGTTAAGTGAAGAAACAACACCTCAATCACAGATGATAATGAgtagtaagaagaagaagaagaacatgagGTATGCCAAACTCATGTTTGTTGTATCCTTTTTTGTGGTGGTGCTGTTTACAAGTGTGGTGATGTTCAGTCAAGATGATGATGTTGTTTACTACACTGTTCCAACATGA
- the BNACNNG19230D gene encoding uncharacterized protein BNACNNG19230D: protein MSLNTILTWSLVFFLFLTVSDQKPTAYDAVKSYNLPPGILPKGVVDYELNPKTGDFKVYFNGTCDFSIQSYQLKYKSTISGVISTGQVKNLKGVSVKVLFFWVNIVEVSLDGGDLDFSVGIASASFPAVDFEESPQCGCGFDCNGLLFSS, encoded by the coding sequence ATGTCGTTAAACACAATCCTCACTTGGAGCCTcgtcttctttcttttcctcaccGTCTCCGACCAAAAGCCCACCGCTTATGACGCTGTCAAAAGCTACAATTTACCACCAGGAATCCTCCCAAAGGGCGTCGTTGACTACGAGCTTAACCCCAAAACCGGCGATTTCAAAGTCTATTTCAACGGCACGTGTGATTTCTCCATCCAGTCGTACCAGCTCAAGTACAAATCAACTATCTCCGGCGTTATATCCACCGGCCAAGTCAAGAATCTGAAAGGCGTTAGCGTTAAGGTGCTTTTTTTCTGGGTCAATATTGTTGAGGTGTCTCTTGACGGCGGCGATCTTGATTTCTCCGTCGGGATTGCGTCGGCGAGTTTCCCGGCGGTTGATTTTGAGGAGAGTCCTCAGTGTGGATGTGGGTTCGATTGTAATGggcttttgttttcttcttga
- the LOC106444013 gene encoding protein SENESCENCE-ASSOCIATED GENE 21, mitochondrial, which yields MARSLSSVKFVSAFVSQELSNAIFRRGFAATTAQPSGGKGGAVVSAVVKKGVEESNQKIAAWIPDPKTGYYRPETGSNEIDPAELRAALLNKKQ from the exons ATGGCTCGTTCTCTCTCTAGCGTTAAGTTCGTATCCGCTTTCGTCTCTCAAGAACTCTCCAATGCAATCTTCCG ACGTGGTTTTGCTGCCACGACGGCGCAACCGAGCGGTGGAAAAGGTGGAGCAGTTGTTTCTGCGGTGGTGAAGAAGGGAGTGGAAGAATCGAACCAGAAGATTGCTGCTTGGATTCCAGACCCCAAAACCGGTTATTACAGACCGGAAACCGGTTCCAACGAGATTGATCCAGCGGAGCTACGAGCAGCTCTCTTGAACAAAAAGCAGtga
- the LOC106442211 gene encoding U3 small nucleolar RNA-associated protein 14 homolog A: protein MGSLKRKSSWSSKTLAKSKKRKGPHLPNSILKMIATHKRPLNSDDNEIYSDLELYEYEEGIPEEESRKNNRYGRLDSYEFKLPDDFEDEDVESEDDEDCVNSEYDDEEDRHTRMLQALTGMPSAAFNSESKSKPLLFTEPYPEGEFNPTRDVLSGKNILTEEDFLAPLEGHHKTSKQISRMRKDTYKSVVHPPLPKPERERLERKAARGLVDEEFSKWVHLVKRNREAPTVYFSQEVVNLGKSTVGAIASEFQPRTEFEMRMASVLNDNEVSEAHREDGARLLELNQASSVIYLIPCSVGFAGQPDRPGPFPMMQVSMEDHIKDHSHIAKWENSGGAVKPKKTISVSGGRVFGATEAPKESKKDSDNFYDNNSDSDIDDNDLEDVRDVASPARRNNGTILISGYEESENSESEAEQMVDGLFEVPSQAELINRAFAGDDVVGEFEKEKQEVLNQEVPEPEKPVLLPGWGQPWPTNKRGYHQIKTTRKEEDAQRKREEALKTRKDFRLKHVIISEKVDKKAEKLHTVTPPFPFTSKEVFEHSMRMPIGPEFNPSTVVGDLNRPEIVKKTGVIIKPVKFEEVNPNEEVYDEHPRNHQKPRLNKKTSRR, encoded by the exons ATGGGATCACTAAAGAGGAAATCATCATGGAGCTCGAAAACCCTAGCTAAGTCAAAGAAGAGGAAAGGTCCTCACTTGCCCAACTCAATACTCAAGATGATCGCGACTCATAAACGTCCCTTGAACTCCGATGACAATGAGATCTATTCCGACCTCGAATTGTACGAGTACGAAGAAGGCATCCCTGAAGAGGAATCCAGAAAAAACAACCGCTACGGCCGTCTCGATAGCTACGAATTCAAACTTCCTGATGATTTTGAG GATGAAGACGTGGAGtcagaagatgatgaagattgTGTGAACAGTGAGTATGATGATGAGGAGGATAGACACACCCGGATGTTGCAAGCACTCACTGGGATGCCTAGTGCAGCTTTTAATA gtgagAGTAAGAGCAAACCTCTGCTCTTCACTGAACCTTATCCAGAAGGTGAATTCAATCCCACACGTGACGTTCTCTCGGGTAAAAACATCCTCACGGAGGAAGACTTCTTGGCCCCTCTTGAAGGGCATCACAAGACAAGCAAACAAATCTCCAGGATGAGGAAAGATACTTACAAGTCCGTTGTTCACCCCCCTCTGCCAAAGCCAGAACGTGAAAGACTGGAACGTAAAGCAGCGAGAGGACTAGTTGATGAGGAGTTTAGCAAGTGGGTGCATCTGGTGAAAAGGAACAGGGAGGCGCCAACTGTTTACTTTAGCCAAGAAGTCGTCAATCTTGGAAAGTCTACGGTCGGTGCAATAGCATCGGAGTTTCAACCGAGGACTGAGTTTGAGATGAGAATGGCTTCTGTGCTTAATGATAATGAGGTCTCAGAGGCTCATAGAGAAGATGGAGCTCGGCTTCTTGAATTGAACCAGGCAAGTTCTGTTATCTACCTCATTCCATGTAGTGTTGGGTTCGCGGGTCAACCCGACCGCCCTGGACCC TTTCCAATGATGCAGGTTTCTATGGAAGACCACATAAAGGACCATAGCCACATTGCCAAGTGGGAGAACTCTGGTGGAGCAGTAAAgcctaaaaaaacaattagtgtTAGTGGTGGAAGAGTGTTTGGTGCAACCGAAGCTCCAAAAGAGTCTAAAAAGGATTCAGATAACTTCTATGACAACAATAGTGATAGTGACATAGACGATAATGACTTAGAGGATGTAAGAGATGTTGCCTCACCTGCTAGAAGAAACAATGGAACCATTCTCATTTCAGGATATGAAGAAAGTGAAAATTCAGAGAGTGAAGCAGAGCAAATGGTGGACGGGCTCTTTGAAGTTCCTAGTCAAGCAGAGCTTATAAACCGTGCTTTTGCTGGTGATGATGTGGTAGGTGAGTTTGAGAAGGAGAAGCAAGAGGTTCTAAATCAGGAAGTTCCTGAACCGGAAAAGCCGGTTCTGCTTCCTGGTTGGGGACAACCATGGCCTACCAATAAGAGAGGTTATCATCAGATCAAAACAACAAGGAAAGAAGAAGATGctcagagaaagagagaggaagcTCTCAAAACAAGGAAAGACTTTCGTCTTAAACATGTTATCATATCAGAGAAGGTTGATAAAAAG GCTGAGAAACTTCATACAGTGACTCCACCTTTCCCTTTTACATCAAAGGAAGTTTTCGAACATAGTATGCGTATGCCTATAGGACCCGAGTTTAATCCCTCTACTGTTGTTGGAGATCTAAACCGTCCAGAG ATTGTGAAGAAGACTGGAGTCATAATCAAACCGGTGAAGTTTGAAGAAGTAAATCCAAATGAGGAAGTATATGATGAACACCCTCGAAACCATCAGAAACCAAGACTCAATAAGAAAACTAGTAGACGCTAA